Proteins co-encoded in one Oncorhynchus kisutch isolate 150728-3 linkage group LG1, Okis_V2, whole genome shotgun sequence genomic window:
- the romo1 gene encoding reactive oxygen species modulator 1: MPVAVGPYGQQQPACIDRIKMGFMMGFAVGMAAGAMFGTFSCLRVGMRGRELMGGVGKTMMQSGGTFGTFMSIGMGIRC; encoded by the exons ATGCCAGTGGCAGTAGGACCGTATGGCCAGCAACAGCCAGCCTGCATTGACAGAATTAAAATGGGATTCATGATGGGCTTCGCTGTTGGGATGGCAGCTGGTGCCATGTTTGGAACCTTTTCCTGTCTAAG GGTTGGCATGAGAGGCAGAGAGCTGATGGGAGGAGTTGGGAAGACGATGATGCAGAGTGGAGGCACATTTGGTACATTTATGTCCATTGGGATGGGCATCCGCTGCTGA